A stretch of bacterium DNA encodes these proteins:
- a CDS encoding cupin domain-containing protein: MLRPPTCVVISPNEGYHGKQGFDYVAGISAQTADSKGICMHTVVIPPGVTSKAHSHTHETAIYVLEGEAGMWYGEGLREHVTVKAGQFLYIPAGVPHLAYNPSDHATVRGILARTDPNDQETVVPYDTPGKGAPRE, encoded by the coding sequence ATGCTCCGGCCCCCGACGTGCGTCGTGATCTCTCCCAACGAGGGGTACCACGGCAAGCAGGGTTTCGATTACGTCGCCGGAATCTCGGCGCAGACGGCCGACTCGAAAGGGATCTGCATGCACACGGTGGTGATTCCGCCGGGTGTCACGTCGAAGGCCCATAGCCATACACACGAAACCGCGATCTACGTCCTCGAAGGGGAAGCGGGGATGTGGTACGGGGAAGGCCTCCGCGAGCACGTGACGGTGAAGGCCGGGCAATTCCTGTACATTCCGGCCGGCGTGCCCCACCTTGCGTACAATCCGAGCGACCATGCCACGGTGCGAGGTATTCTCGCGCGCACGGACCCGAACGATCAGGAGACCGTGGTGCCGTACGACACGCCAGGCAAGGGCGCTCCAAGGGAGTAG
- a CDS encoding carboxymuconolactone decarboxylase family protein — MALPNAYEEFKHAYPAVWQAYDRLGAAAHAAGPLDEKTRAFVKLAMAIGRQMEGATHAHVRLALRAGATPDEIRHVVLLAVTTLGFPAMMTVRTWVEESLAAGAGSR, encoded by the coding sequence ATGGCGTTACCGAACGCGTACGAGGAGTTCAAGCATGCCTATCCCGCGGTCTGGCAGGCCTACGACCGGCTGGGAGCGGCGGCGCACGCCGCCGGGCCGCTCGACGAGAAGACCAGGGCGTTCGTGAAGCTCGCGATGGCGATCGGCCGGCAGATGGAGGGCGCCACGCATGCGCACGTGAGGCTGGCGCTCCGGGCCGGCGCCACGCCGGATGAGATCCGCCACGTGGTCCTGCTCGCGGTCACCACACTCGGCTTCCCGGCGATGATGACCGTGCGCACGTGGGTGGAGGAGTCGCTCGCCGCCGGAGCCGGGTCGAGGTAA
- a CDS encoding molybdopterin-dependent oxidoreductase, translating to MQTITRRRFLWQSGVTVGGLVAAPLVRAVPGNAAVPASAGTRLSVAHWGSFTAEVANGRFVRALPFAKDPYPNRMITAMPDVLYAPNRIKYPMIRQGFYRDRSRSDTNKRGVEPFVRVSWDEALDITAAELRRVKSQYGNRAIYSAQGWQSPGNFHPAGSAVQRLLTLFGGYVYRINSYSAPVLPVITPHVLGDAAPRASVWPVIIKNSTLVVCFGYDPLRNAEMRSGGNVGHFDMEWIARLRDSKIPVVSVNPVEGDTDQYLRPERIAIRPNTDTALMLGLAHVLYTENLHDKDFLAKYTVGFDRFAEYLTGKADGQPKSPEWAAPLTDVPAATIRTLARRMAKSRTMLMGGYSLQRASHGEQPVWMLITLAAMLGQIGLPGGGLQCDFPGALGVPLGSAPAVPGLPTGTNPVKDYVPLNQWIDLLASPGKTVDYDGRKITYPDIRLVYLAGSNHFNQAQYTNRVIQAWRRPEVTIVHDYVWTSTAKHADIVLPATTTLERNDILGTDRFIMAMQQVVPPLFEARDDFAICAALAERLGFGSQFTEGKDEMAWLRQFYAAVQQQGNARGLDLPDFDTFWRGGYIEFPVPDQANQVVAYADFRADPANHALGTPSGKIEIYSDTVASFKYDDVPGHATWLPPSEWLGSPQAAQYPLHLLSSHPKDRLHSQLDETRLRQRYEVGAREPVWISPADAAARGIANGDIVRVFNGRGQTLAGAVVTARTRRGVVVLNEGGWYDPLTAGLPGTLDGHGDVNAVSTDAPSSRMSGGNPSNSILVQIEKYTGAPPAVTAFAPPRGA from the coding sequence GTGCAGACAATCACGAGGCGCAGGTTCCTCTGGCAGAGCGGGGTGACGGTCGGCGGATTGGTGGCTGCGCCGCTCGTCCGAGCGGTGCCGGGGAACGCGGCGGTCCCGGCGTCTGCCGGCACGCGCCTGAGCGTCGCGCACTGGGGATCGTTCACGGCTGAGGTGGCAAACGGCCGGTTCGTGCGTGCGCTGCCGTTCGCGAAGGATCCGTATCCGAATCGCATGATCACGGCGATGCCGGACGTGCTGTACGCCCCGAACCGCATCAAGTACCCGATGATCCGGCAGGGGTTCTACCGGGACCGGTCGCGGAGCGACACAAACAAGCGGGGCGTCGAACCGTTCGTCCGCGTGTCGTGGGACGAGGCGCTCGACATCACAGCGGCCGAGTTGCGCCGGGTGAAGAGCCAGTACGGGAACCGTGCCATCTATTCCGCGCAGGGCTGGCAGAGCCCCGGCAATTTTCACCCCGCGGGCTCCGCGGTCCAGCGTCTCCTCACGCTGTTCGGCGGGTACGTCTATCGCATCAATTCGTACAGCGCTCCGGTGTTGCCGGTGATCACCCCGCATGTGTTGGGCGACGCGGCGCCAAGGGCGTCGGTGTGGCCGGTGATCATCAAGAACAGCACGCTGGTGGTGTGCTTCGGGTACGATCCGCTTCGCAATGCTGAGATGCGCTCCGGCGGAAACGTCGGCCACTTCGACATGGAGTGGATAGCGCGGCTCCGTGACTCGAAGATTCCGGTCGTCTCGGTCAATCCGGTCGAGGGCGACACGGATCAGTACCTCCGGCCCGAGCGGATCGCCATTCGTCCAAACACGGACACGGCGCTCATGCTGGGGCTTGCGCACGTCCTGTACACGGAGAATCTTCACGACAAGGACTTCCTCGCGAAGTATACGGTGGGGTTCGACCGGTTCGCCGAGTACCTGACCGGCAAGGCGGACGGTCAACCCAAGTCGCCGGAGTGGGCGGCGCCGCTCACGGATGTCCCGGCCGCCACGATCCGGACCCTCGCGCGGCGCATGGCCAAGTCGCGGACGATGTTGATGGGCGGGTATTCCCTGCAGCGAGCCTCGCACGGGGAACAACCGGTGTGGATGCTGATCACGCTGGCGGCGATGCTCGGGCAGATCGGGTTGCCCGGGGGAGGCCTGCAGTGTGACTTCCCCGGCGCGCTCGGCGTGCCGCTCGGCAGCGCCCCCGCGGTCCCGGGGCTGCCCACGGGGACGAACCCGGTGAAGGACTATGTGCCGCTGAACCAGTGGATCGACCTGCTGGCCAGCCCGGGCAAGACCGTCGACTACGACGGGCGGAAGATCACCTATCCCGACATCCGGCTCGTGTACTTGGCGGGGTCGAACCACTTTAACCAGGCGCAGTACACGAACCGCGTGATCCAGGCGTGGCGCCGCCCCGAAGTCACGATCGTGCACGATTACGTCTGGACATCGACCGCGAAACACGCCGACATCGTGCTGCCGGCGACGACGACGCTCGAGCGCAACGATATCCTCGGCACGGATCGCTTCATCATGGCGATGCAGCAGGTCGTGCCGCCGCTGTTCGAGGCGCGCGACGATTTCGCGATCTGCGCCGCGTTGGCCGAGCGCCTCGGGTTTGGGTCGCAGTTCACCGAGGGGAAGGACGAGATGGCGTGGCTCCGGCAGTTCTACGCGGCGGTTCAACAGCAGGGGAACGCCCGAGGACTCGACCTGCCCGACTTCGACACGTTCTGGCGGGGCGGGTACATCGAGTTCCCGGTGCCGGATCAGGCCAACCAGGTCGTCGCGTACGCGGACTTCCGGGCGGACCCGGCCAATCACGCGCTCGGCACCCCGTCGGGCAAGATTGAGATCTACTCCGACACGGTCGCGTCGTTCAAGTACGACGACGTGCCCGGACATGCGACCTGGCTTCCGCCGTCGGAGTGGCTCGGCAGCCCGCAGGCCGCGCAGTATCCGCTGCATCTCCTGTCCAGTCATCCGAAGGACCGGCTGCACTCGCAACTGGACGAGACTCGGCTGCGGCAGCGGTACGAGGTCGGGGCGCGCGAGCCGGTCTGGATCAGCCCGGCGGACGCCGCGGCGCGTGGGATCGCGAACGGCGACATCGTGCGGGTGTTCAACGGCCGCGGTCAGACTCTGGCCGGTGCGGTCGTGACGGCCCGGACGCGTCGCGGCGTCGTCGTGCTGAACGAGGGGGGATGGTACGATCCGCTGACGGCCGGCCTGCCAGGTACGCTGGACGGGCATGGAGACGTGAATGCGGTGAGCACGGACGCCCCAAGCTCGCGGATGTCCGGCGGCAACCCCAGCAACTCGATCTTGGTGCAGATCGAGAAGTACACGGGCGCGCCGCCGGCGGTGACGGCGTTTGCGCCGCCGCGGGGAGCCTAG
- a CDS encoding molybdopterin-dependent oxidoreductase, translating into MQTLTRRALLKQGGIAVGGLVAAPLIRLVPGAAAASGGTTVTRLNAAHWGVFTADVVNGRVVRTMPFAGDSNPNRMVAAIPDILYAPNRIKYPMIRQGFYRDRSRSDTTKRGAEPFVRVSWDDALDLVAGELRRVKSQYGNRAIYGGSYGWQSPGKFNGATQTLQRLLGLFGGYVSYVNTYSAPVLPVITPHVLGDPRPLASAWTTIVQNSTLVVLFATDPLVTAEIVSGDGRHLDKGWLTQLRDKRTPVVSVNPLESDTDQYLKTERIAIRPNTDTALMLGLAHVLYTENLYDKDFLAKYTVGFDRFADYLTGKADNEPKSPEWAAAIAEVPAATIRTLARRMAKSRTALVGGFSLQRAAYGEQPVWMMITLSAMLGQFGLPGGGAQVNFPSGLGAPIGSAPGVPGLAAGANPVKDIVPVSMWVDLLLNPGKTIDYDGRQITYPDIKLVYWAGGNPFHHSQNTNRLVQAWQRPEVTIVHDFVWTATAKHADIVLPATTTLERNDLVGTDKFIIAMQQVVPPLFEARNDFDICAALATRLGIGPQFTEGKDEIAWLRQFYGAAQQAGKARGLTLPDFDAFWQRGYLEFAVPDSSNQAVAYAGFRADPVNRPLSTPSGKIEIYSETIASFKYDDVPPHPAWIPRAEWLGSPLAARYPLHLVTPHPKDRLHSQLNETGLRRQYEVSGREPIWINPADAASRGIANGDIVRVFNDRGQTLAGAVVTARTRRGVAAMREGGWYDPLTPGQVGTLDRHGNVNMVTTDAPSSRLADGNPSNSSLVQVEKYVGAPPAVTAFTPPPGA; encoded by the coding sequence ATGCAGACGTTGACAAGACGGGCACTACTGAAGCAGGGCGGCATCGCCGTGGGCGGGCTCGTGGCGGCGCCGCTGATTCGGCTCGTGCCCGGGGCCGCGGCCGCTTCGGGGGGCACCACCGTGACGCGCCTGAACGCCGCGCACTGGGGGGTGTTCACCGCAGACGTCGTCAACGGACGCGTGGTGCGGACGATGCCGTTTGCGGGGGATTCCAACCCGAACCGCATGGTCGCCGCGATCCCGGACATCCTCTATGCGCCGAACCGTATCAAATATCCGATGATCCGGCAGGGGTTCTACCGGGACCGGTCGCGGAGCGACACCACCAAGCGGGGGGCTGAGCCGTTCGTCCGCGTGTCGTGGGACGACGCGCTGGATCTCGTGGCGGGTGAGCTGCGCCGGGTGAAGAGCCAGTACGGCAACCGTGCGATCTATGGCGGCAGTTACGGGTGGCAGAGCCCCGGCAAGTTCAATGGCGCCACCCAAACGCTGCAGCGCTTGCTCGGCCTGTTCGGCGGGTATGTCTCGTATGTGAACACCTACAGCGCACCGGTGCTGCCGGTGATCACCCCGCACGTGCTGGGCGATCCCCGTCCGCTCGCGTCGGCATGGACGACGATCGTGCAGAACAGCACCCTCGTCGTCCTGTTCGCCACCGATCCGCTAGTCACGGCCGAGATCGTGTCCGGGGACGGTCGGCACCTCGACAAGGGGTGGCTGACACAGTTGCGGGACAAGCGGACTCCCGTGGTGTCGGTGAATCCCCTGGAGAGCGACACGGACCAGTACCTGAAGACCGAGCGGATCGCGATTCGTCCGAACACGGACACGGCACTCATGCTGGGGCTTGCGCACGTCCTGTACACGGAGAATCTCTACGACAAGGACTTCCTCGCGAAGTACACGGTGGGATTCGACCGGTTCGCCGACTACCTGACCGGTAAGGCCGACAACGAGCCGAAGTCGCCGGAGTGGGCCGCCGCGATTGCGGAGGTGCCGGCCGCAACGATCAGGACGCTCGCGCGCCGGATGGCGAAGTCGCGCACCGCGCTCGTCGGCGGGTTTTCCCTGCAGCGGGCCGCCTACGGTGAACAGCCGGTGTGGATGATGATCACCCTCTCGGCCATGCTCGGGCAGTTTGGGCTGCCGGGCGGAGGCGCCCAGGTCAACTTCCCGAGCGGTTTGGGGGCCCCGATCGGCAGCGCCCCCGGCGTGCCCGGGCTCGCCGCGGGCGCGAACCCGGTCAAGGACATCGTGCCGGTCAGCATGTGGGTGGACCTCCTGCTGAACCCCGGTAAGACGATCGACTACGACGGGCGGCAGATCACGTACCCGGACATCAAGCTGGTGTACTGGGCCGGCGGCAATCCGTTCCACCACTCGCAGAATACCAACCGCCTGGTCCAGGCGTGGCAGCGCCCGGAGGTTACGATCGTCCACGACTTCGTCTGGACGGCGACGGCGAAACACGCGGACATCGTGCTCCCCGCCACGACGACGCTCGAGCGCAACGACCTTGTGGGGACGGACAAGTTCATCATCGCGATGCAGCAGGTCGTGCCGCCGCTGTTCGAGGCCCGCAACGATTTCGACATCTGTGCGGCGCTGGCGACACGGTTGGGCATCGGACCGCAGTTCACCGAGGGCAAGGACGAGATCGCCTGGCTGCGGCAGTTCTACGGCGCGGCACAACAGGCGGGGAAAGCCCGGGGGCTCACGCTGCCCGATTTTGACGCGTTCTGGCAGCGCGGCTATCTCGAGTTCGCGGTGCCGGATAGCTCGAACCAGGCGGTCGCATACGCGGGGTTCCGCGCCGATCCCGTCAACCGACCGCTCTCGACCCCGTCCGGCAAGATCGAGATCTACTCGGAGACGATCGCGTCGTTCAAGTACGATGATGTCCCGCCGCACCCGGCGTGGATCCCGCGGGCCGAATGGCTGGGCAGCCCGCTGGCGGCCCGATACCCGCTGCACTTGGTGACGCCGCATCCGAAAGACCGGCTGCATTCGCAACTGAACGAGACCGGGCTGCGTCGCCAATACGAGGTGAGCGGCCGTGAGCCGATCTGGATCAACCCGGCGGACGCGGCGTCGCGCGGCATCGCAAACGGCGACATCGTGCGCGTGTTCAACGATCGGGGGCAGACACTGGCCGGGGCGGTGGTCACGGCGAGAACGCGTCGTGGGGTCGCGGCCATGCGGGAGGGAGGGTGGTACGATCCGCTCACGCCCGGTCAGGTGGGGACGCTGGACCGCCACGGCAATGTGAACATGGTCACGACCGACGCGCCGAGCTCCCGGTTGGCCGATGGGAACCCGTCGAACTCTTCGCTCGTTCAGGTGGAGAAGTACGTGGGCGCCCCGCCAGCGGTGACGGCATTCACGCCGCCGCCGGGAGCGTGA
- a CDS encoding molecular chaperone TorD family protein, whose protein sequence is MSRDLQDAGAPGTEERAALYATLSGVFARELTQEGWARLCNTSTRESLRELAVDCGIEAEATALLQCLAAADGQDPAATVEELAVDYARLFIGPGPGLAPPYESVYTTPTRRFYGEALSQISELLRSEGIQVGEEFGAPADHLAVELAIMRYLVERGEARGGERDPVQAAEWRRQLEFLEGHLLPWVPRWAADVERAGATDFYRAAAGMLEGYLRRDQTWLRRALAGPAGQHVDG, encoded by the coding sequence ATGAGTCGTGACCTGCAGGACGCCGGCGCTCCCGGGACGGAGGAGCGGGCGGCGCTCTACGCCACGCTGTCCGGGGTCTTTGCGCGCGAACTCACCCAGGAAGGGTGGGCGCGCCTGTGTAATACGAGTACGCGAGAGTCGTTACGGGAGCTCGCGGTCGACTGCGGCATCGAGGCGGAGGCCACGGCGCTGCTGCAGTGCCTTGCGGCGGCCGACGGTCAGGATCCCGCGGCGACGGTGGAGGAGCTCGCGGTGGACTACGCCCGGCTGTTCATCGGACCTGGGCCGGGGCTCGCGCCGCCGTATGAGTCCGTCTACACTACCCCGACCCGCCGATTCTACGGGGAAGCACTGTCCCAGATTTCCGAGTTGCTGCGGAGCGAGGGCATCCAGGTCGGGGAAGAGTTCGGCGCGCCGGCGGACCACCTCGCGGTCGAGTTGGCGATCATGCGGTATCTGGTCGAACGGGGCGAGGCGCGCGGCGGGGAGCGCGACCCGGTTCAGGCTGCGGAATGGCGGCGCCAGCTGGAGTTTCTCGAGGGGCACCTGCTGCCGTGGGTGCCCCGGTGGGCGGCGGATGTTGAGCGCGCCGGCGCAACGGACTTCTACCGCGCCGCCGCCGGGATGCTCGAGGGTTATCTCCGGCGTGATCAGACCTGGCTTCGTCGTGCGCTCGCTGGTCCCGCGGGGCAACACGTCGACGGGTAA
- a CDS encoding ubiquinol-cytochrome c reductase iron-sulfur subunit, producing the protein MAQDEPQEGRSTRRQAVMTALGAIVGFISAALVVPLVVFLFGPAVRGKSSWGLLGRSIPPTPRSREPWVRVGDLGPMPQGDAVLTTVRLPVQEGWIQSDMPVTVYVRRSGPDSATIYDIHCTHMGCPVRWNQAAGRFLCPCHGGVFDGDGHVLSGPPPRPLDRYAVKVDAGVLYMGALELPGT; encoded by the coding sequence ATGGCGCAGGATGAGCCCCAGGAGGGTCGATCGACTCGGCGTCAGGCTGTGATGACGGCGCTCGGTGCGATCGTGGGATTTATCTCGGCCGCGCTCGTCGTCCCCCTGGTCGTCTTCCTGTTCGGTCCCGCCGTTCGCGGCAAGTCGTCGTGGGGGCTATTGGGGCGGTCCATTCCGCCGACCCCGCGGTCGCGCGAGCCGTGGGTGCGCGTCGGCGACCTCGGACCGATGCCGCAGGGCGACGCGGTCCTCACGACCGTGCGCCTGCCGGTGCAGGAAGGATGGATCCAATCGGACATGCCGGTGACCGTCTACGTCCGGCGGTCCGGACCGGACAGCGCCACGATCTATGACATCCACTGCACGCACATGGGGTGCCCGGTGCGCTGGAATCAAGCCGCGGGGCGGTTCCTGTGCCCCTGTCACGGCGGCGTGTTTGACGGTGACGGGCACGTTCTCTCGGGGCCTCCGCCACGCCCCTTGGACCGCTACGCGGTCAAGGTGGACGCAGGCGTGCTGTACATGGGCGCCCTCGAACTGCCGGGGACCTAG